The Quercus robur chromosome 3, dhQueRobu3.1, whole genome shotgun sequence DNA segment AAAGAATCAATGTGATAATGGAAAAGCttcaacacaaaaaaattcttttaattctaGATGATGTGGACAAATTAGTCCAAGTAGAAAATTTGCTTGGAAAATGCAATTGGTTTGCTTTTGGAAGTAgaattattatcacaacaagagagaaaaagttgcTATCTACTCTACAAGAagattgtcatttaatttacTATAAGGTTAAGGAATTAGATGATCATGAATCTCGTGAACTCTTTTGTCAACATGCATTCAAAAGAAACAAGCCTACAGAAGATTATTTGGAGCTCATACACCAATTTATAGGTTATGCCAAAGGACTTCCATTAGTTCTAAAAATAATAGGTGATGATTTATAtgacaaaaatttacaatgttGGAAAAGTGCATTAGATAAGTACAAAAGACTTCCTAAATCGGATATTCAAGAAGTGCTTAAAATAAGCTACGATGGATTGGACCAAATTCAACGGGATATTTTCCTTGATATTGCATGTTTTCTTAAAGGATTCTACAAGAATTTGGTTGTAGATATATTACAAAGTAGCAATTTTCATGACCCATACTATGATATTGAAAAACTTATCGATAAATCTCTCATAGTTGTTGCAAAAGATGACAAATTATTGATGCATGACTTGATACAACAAATGGGTTTGGAAATAGCTCGACAAGAATCAGAAGTGTCAAAAAAACATAGAAGGCTATTTTGCTATGAGGATGCTCCTGAAGTACTAAATAGAGATATGGTATAAGTCCTTTTGATTTACCTTTTCCCTTTTCTCACAATGcaaatgtaattaattttttcccaTTATGTTTGATTTGTCATTTTAATGTTGAAgatgattttgttttaaattaaataatcatATGTTCTGTTGTCTAACGAGATTCATGTGATTTTTCGTCCAATTAGGGATTAGATGAAATTCGAGGCATAACATTGTCCTTGCCACAACCAAGAAAGATGcaattgaatcttgaaaagatgAAAAGTCTCAAATATTTGACTATTCGCAATGTAATTTGTGAAGACCTTAAATCTCTTCCCAATGGGTTAAGGTTACTTGATTGGAATGAATTTCCTTTATCATCCTTACCATCCACCTTTGAGCCTAGAAAACTTGTTGTACTTAACATGCCTGGGAGCCACATTGAATTGGGCGAGCATTTCGAGGTATAATCATagcatttataaatttttattaggtTCTTTTGTTAACAAGTACCTTTAGAGAATAAGTTAAGgtgcactttttattttttggttgctaAAACCAAACCATGCATTTATtactatataaaataaattttctataatttttttaataaataaaatcaaaatgtgCACAAATATTTAAGAATGTACACATAACCATCAAGAATTTACGGTGCAAATCAATGAACtgttgacaaattttttttttttttttaaagagtagtGCTATAGATATTACAAGTTTTACTATATTGAACATACAAACTGATGTGTCACAAGTTATAAagagacaattcaaatatttatttatgaggTGATTGAGGTTTAACAATCACATTCATCGTCATATtaatttgtaggctttatgtCTATAAAATTGtagtaactttagcatttttattttagaagtgTGTGTTATAATTCATAATTGAACGattattgattctcaaaaaaaaattgaacgaTTAGTATTTCTTAATATATGctcttagcttttttttttttttttttgaaatgagcTCGTAgccttattttgttttctttttactaatcaatttcaaaaaaaaaaattcttcttctgCAGAGATGTCGATTCGAAACATTGAAATATATGGATTTCAaacattgtaaaaatattacaaaagtaCCCGACTTATCAGTGATTGCCCCTAACATACAGAAGTTGGAGCTTTATAAATGCATAAATTTAGTTGAGGTTCATCAATCCGTTGGATTTCTTGAAAAGCTTGAATACTGGGATCTCCATGGATGCCAAAATCTTAGAATTTTACCAACAAAGCTCCAGTTGAAATCTCTTAAAAGCCTTTATCTCTTTAGCTATGAAAGTCTTGAGCAAGGAATGGAAAGATTAGTGTTGCTTTCATCAATAGGATATCTCACTGGCCTTCGTGAGTTATTATTAAGTTTAAAAAACGTAAAAGATGTTCCAAGTAACATCTCAAATTTACAAAATCTTAGGAGGCTCTTTATGTTTGATTGTGATGAATTTCCAAAAGCCATGGATACCCCTGGTTGCTTCCCCAATTTAGAATGTCTAGATATCTTTTACAGCAACTTTACTACCCTCCCTGAAATTGCTATCATATTTCCCCAATTAAAGATTCTAAAGCTTTACTGTTGCTGGAACCTTCTAAAAATTCCAAGACTTCCACATGGTATACAAGATGTATATGCAGTAGGGTGTAATTTGTTGAATTCACAATCAAGAAGAAGATTATTGAATCAGGTCTCTCTTTATTTCTCTTAAagttatagaattttttttgttaaatgaatATTATTACTAAATTTGCTAAACTGAAGTTTCTTAATTTTGCTAATGGCAAACAGTTTGGAGAATTTATAGGGCTTCAACAAAATATCGTATGTGCAAGGGGAATACGACATCAGGATTCTGATTCTGAAACAAACTTTGAATCAGAATCAGAATTTGAACTCAATGAAGCTACATCTGAAACGGACTCGACATGGAAACTTTATGATGATTATTCACTTGCACTTCCAGGAAGTAAGATTCCAAAGTCGTGGTTCAACCATCACAGTGTTGGAAGTTCCATATCATTCTCGGTCGGTTGGAAACTTCCATCATTTGCTTTCTGTGTTGCACTAAAAGTGGAATTGAAGGATGATGTGCCATATCAATTCGAATTTGATAAGTTTACTTGTTCTATCTACATGTACATCAATGGTTTTAAAAGATGGCTTGTggattgtaaattttatttagatTCATCATCTTTTATGTGGTTCTGCTATAAAAGAGATTGGTCTTTGGAAGGCATAATTCTAGGGGATTGGAATGACATTGAGATTCGATTTGAATGTTCAAATTATGATCCTAAAAAAGCAGAAATTATAATAGAAAGGTGCGGAGTCCATGTATCATGCATTTGTCCTCCTTGCAACTTCGCAGCAAATGAGGATGCTAACTTCAACCCATGtccaccattgaagaaaatgagaaactCTTGATTGAATTTCAAACAAATATGCCAAGGTACCATCATTACTcagaatttggtttttttttttttttttttaatcccgaGTGAGTTACAAGCAAAGTCACCAAATATGAATTCACACTATATGCAGTTGTGGTGATGAAAATTCTTTAGGAGGCACAAGGGGAAGCACATCAAGTATTTGATAAAATGTTACTTTGGGCTGAATGAATGAACTCACTCTCTTACTTTACAAAAGAGGaggttcaatatatatatatttaatggtAAATTACTGTAAAGATTACACTATTGTATTTCTATTGTTAGCTGGTTGTTGAGGATTAATCTTTTCGATTTCAGCAAACATCATGAACTTCATTGCAAGTCCAGCTTGCAAGCTCGACTGGGAATGGAAGAGCAAAGGATGTTTTTGCAGATTCTCATTCAATTTAATGGCCCATTCATTCAGGGGCCAGCTAATCTGATATGTCATGTTAGCTGCTGGCAGCTTGAGCATGAATGGTAACAGGTTTATGCATTTAGTTCTTGCATACATGATGATGTATCTTGGTGCTAGTACTTCACTGTTTTATGTGTTATAAATATGGTCCTTCAGCTCCTCAAAGTGTAGATAGAAGTAGGATCCAGCAATTTAATAGCTGACATATAAGGTTtagatttcttaattttgtttgaataaattaaatacaacttaTTTAAGCCATCAAGTCTTCTAGGCTAAGATTTATAggtgataggccacaaactgaatgaccccttgtgatagaaattaattaattaattaattagtcaagttattaattaatcaatttatcatgcaaatgcgtggtagcacaaacaaatcaccaataaactaattatgcagtggaaaataaataacacggtgatttgtttacgaatagggaaaacctaatggcaaaaaccccaccgggtgatttttaggtcaccattTCCGAAACTCTACTATtgtcacaacaagcggttataagtaaaggaatcccaagtaccttaccaacttacagttgaacccttaccccaatactcaattggacttattctgtagtgacagttcccctttctgatgcacgactcccaagtacgtgactaactaactgcgcggatcccagtacgcgacttcaatcaccaactatgaaggttgttggctgcaaagttcttcagttcatccatacaatgaagatcaagaagatgcttggtcacaaaaccctacagtgcacatacatagcaac contains these protein-coding regions:
- the LOC126719358 gene encoding disease resistance protein TAO1-like, translated to MDFKHCKNITKVPDLSVIAPNIQKLELYKCINLVEVHQSVGFLEKLEYWDLHGCQNLRILPTKLQLKSLKSLYLFSYESLEQGMERLVLLSSIGYLTGLRELLLSLKNVKDVPSNISNLQNLRRLFMFDCDEFPKAMDTPGCFPNLECLDIFYSNFTTLPEIAIIFPQLKILKLYCCWNLLKIPRLPHGIQDVYAVGCNLLNSQSRRRLLNQFGEFIGLQQNIVCARGIRHQDSDSETNFESESEFELNEATSETDSTWKLYDDYSLALPGSKIPKSWFNHHSVGSSISFSVGWKLPSFAFCVALKVELKDDMACGL